The Aspergillus nidulans FGSC A4 chromosome VII nucleotide sequence GTGTATGACGTTACATCCGGCACCATCCTAGGCTCCGTGGTCGCCTACTTCTGCTACCGGCGCTACTTCCCACCTCTGCGCTCTTTCCGATGCGACACTCCATACAGCAAGGATGACTTCGTCCCAGAGGGCTTCTCTAAGCTtccagacgacgaagagcaaCAGCTGTCTGGCCGCAGGGCTCAGTCGTGGGGGGGCGAAGAATCTTACCAACTAGATGTATCGGTGTCTCACGAAGACCGGTAAACAGTCTCCAATTTGCCGTTGACCATGGCGTTGACACTGGGTTACCGTTTGAGGAGAGTGCGGTTATTCCATTTTTGACATTACCATCATTATGATACCCTGGAAGTTATGCTGGCTATGAGCTTTTATTCTTTTTGAACTCAGCGTAAGCCGGAGTGCACGTCAACGGTACAAAGAGTATCCAAAAATTTGCCTCATTCTTACTCTCATCATTGCAGGGCGAATTGAGGCAATACCCTTGATAGCTATATCTACATGCTATACGCAGGTTACTCAAGTGTAAAACAATGATTGTCTTTCATAGTTCTTTTAAACACAGGTGCCAAGCGATCCACTGCCACTAGGTTTAAACTAAGCCAGCCGCACGCCGGGGCCCGGTTGGAACCTGGAGGGACACCAGGTGTATTAGCAGATGTATGTGGGTTTTCGGTAGATGAAGGCGACCCTTTACCGAAATTGCCAGAGACGGAATGTCCTGATTACTGGCCTCCTGCTAAGATTCCCAGGCTTGAGTCCTCTATGCTGCTCGGCCCCACCCCCGCCTACCTTGGTTGCGGGGAGTTTCTCCGCGTTTGATGgcatccacaatctcacgGCCAACTGTCATCAATCCGGGCAACGTCGGCTGCAACCAATGTATCCAATGTCTAATGCCCCGCATGGAAAGAGTCCACAAACGCTAGGACAGTCTCGCAGTCTCATTTCTCCTGTCAACCCCAGATAACGGAGGATCTGCGTAACCTTGCGAATATCTTGCAGAGTGATTATGGAACCATCGGTTCTCCGCAGGCACAACTGCCGTGGATCGGTGCATGGAGGCCATCAGGGCGATATGCGTCTTAGCAATACGGACGAGGAGCCCAGGCACCCAGTGAGGCGCCTACCCTGTAACATCCCTGTATATAAGTGCAGAGAGTCTCCAACTGTGCTCAGCCCTCTCTCCATTGCCCAACATCAAAGATGGCGCTCGTGACAGAAATTCTCGACCACACAGAGCCATTATCCAACTACGGTCTCTACAttcttcctttcttcatTTTACTCTACCTTGCCCAACAATATTTTCACAATGGCCTTCACCGTTATCATGGCCCAATCTTGGCCAAGTTTACGAATCTATGGCGCTTCTTAGACGTGCGCGGTCGACGCCCAGAGCTCACCCATATAGCACTGCACCGAAAATACGGTGATGTTGTCAGGCTCGGTCCAAACACATTGTCCTTTGCGTCTCCGAGTGCTATCAAAGTCATTTACGGGCTGAACAAGGGATTTACCAAGGTCGGTTACCCCAGCCATTTTACTATACCTTCCAGGCTAACAAGTCCCAGTCAGAATTCTACCCCGTCCAGATGACTGTCTCAAAAGGCGAGCCTCTTCCATCCCTTTTCTCGACCTTGGATGAGAGCTTCCACGCCAATCTTCGCCGATCCGTCAACCACGCCTTCTCAATGTCCTCCCTCGTTCAATACGAGCCAATGGTCAACCAAACAGTCGAGCTCTTTTTAGATCAAACAGCAGCTTTATTCGCTAATTCTGGCAAGACATGCGATTTTGCACGCTGGCTCCAGTTTTTTGCGTTCGACGTCATCGGCAGCATTACGTATAGCAAACGGCACGGTTTTAtagagaagaacgaagacaTCGACGGGATTCTGAAATCACTCGCTCGGATCTTTGACTACGCAGGCCCCGTCGGTCAAATGCCCTGGCTTGATAAATGGCTCTGGAAGAATCCGATTTATGATGTTTTGCAGAGATGGGGGATTGCGGATAACTCGCACCCTGTGGCTATATTTGCGCGACAGCGCATGAATGAGCGTTTGATGGCTGATAATGGCACCAGAACAGAGGCCGAGCAACAGCAAGACCTGCTCACGAAATTTATCCAAGCCGGCAAAGACCGCAAAGACTTCATGACGGAGAAACGCGTTCTCACAATGGCCGTCTCTATGGCCTTTGCCGGCTCCGAGACGACAGCTATCAGTCTCGCCGCTGTTTTCTATTACCTGCTCAAGAATCCCGAGTACATGGCGCGTCTCCGAGGCGAACTGGACAACGCCGTGGCTCACGGAATAGTGGAAAACCGGTCCTCAGGTTTAGTTACCTGGTCCGAGTCTCAGAAACTCCCCTTCCTTGACGCCTGCATCAAGGAAGCCTTCCGTATCCATCCAGCTGCAGGTCTCTCCCTCGAACGCGTTGTTCCTGCTTCCGGTATTGATATCGCCGGGCATTTTATCCCTGGAGGTACAATAGTAGGGTGCAGTGCATGGGTGTTACACAGGCGCGAAGAAATCTTCGGACCTGATGTCGATAGCTTCATTCCAGATCGGTGGTTGAACGTGAGCGCGgagaggttgaagacgatgaacGGCACGATGCTGCAGTTTGGGGCTGGGGCGCGGACGTGCATTGGAAAGAATATATCTCTCATGGAAATTTATAAGCTCGTGCCGAGCTTTTTGAGGAGGTTTGATGTGCGTTCTCTCTTCCATTTTTTTATTACCCCTGAACATCTAAAGTGGTTATCGTGATGCTGACATTCATTAGATACAACTTGCGCATGCGGATCAAGAGTGGGAGTTGTGGAATGCTTGGTTTGTGAGGCAGTATAACTTTAAGACGAAGTTCACTGCTAGGAATTTTGAAGTATAGTTATTCTGAATATATGTATATCAACTGTATATGGAATTATGGCGCGAAGATAACGAATTATGGCTCATCTGCATATTATATGTAGTATGCTTGATCAGACGAACCCCAACATGCTTACAGATCCCAACCACGTAGGCAACATCTGTTTCCGCAACTACCATACAAAGCATCTTTATAGCGCGTCATATCCCACTCATTGCATCTCAGGATTATTAGCAGAAGACAACAGCACTAAGTGAGGTAGATACGAGCAGTGGCCTGAAGATGCCACTGGTGCCTCAGGCCTGGAGGACCCACCCATCTCTTCGCCACCGGATTAGCAATCCTGAGcatcttcaacttcctcaaccgCGATCAGTCGAGGTTGAGGTATCCTGCGTTCAAAGTCTGCAATGAACCCGCATCTTCCTGCACATTCTGTTGAATGCCTCGTAGAAAGGCCAACGACCGCACGGGTCCAGTGAAGACCCGTAGTCGCGAAGGATGCTCCGAGTGTCGCGCAAGTCGTGTGCGTTGTGACACCAAAAAGCCAGCCTGCACCAGATGCCAGGAGCGAGGACTAACCTGTTCGACCAAGGTGGTTCTGAAGTGGGAGTCAGAATTTGCCAGTCGCGGCCAGGCTTTTGGAAGGGCTGGGGTTTGGAGCAAATCCAAAGCTGCCGGAAATCTATCCACACCGTCGCCTTCCAGCTCGAACGCTTTTTCGTTTCGCGAGCAAGAATGGTGTCTAATTCCCCGGGTGGAGGCTTGGAACTTCATAAACAGTTTAACGGATGCTTTTCGGCAGCCGTACCAGGTCACGCCTACAGAGGATGATCATGCTCTTGTTAGTACTCGGAGGAATCGAATGAAATCTTCTTCGTCCTATGGACTCGGATTATCGACGATACAGTTAGCCACACCGCTGCCATCTTTATCAGTCCTCCCGCAGTTCTCTGGATCAATTCGAGGGCACTTGTTCGATTATTATGTCCAACGGATATGCCCTCGGACAATTGCAAGTGCCAACACCCCATCACCACTCGCATCGATAATCATACCATTTAGCACGACAGCATCCGAGACAGTCTCAAATGCGATATTGGCCTTAGGAGCATGCGCCCTCTCGCTAGACGATCCGAAGTACTGTGCTCTGGGACTTCGTCTCAAATCCGAAGTCTTGAAAGGTCTCCGCTATAGGTTGACCGCTCCTGGATCGCTCGTTTCCACCTCGGATCCCGAGATTCTGGTTGTTATGATGCTGCTATGTCTCTATGAACTTGTTGATCATTGCGACCAGCGCTGGATTGTTCACTTAAAGGGCGCAAAGGAGCTCATCCGCTTCAGAAGGCAGCAAGCTGCTTCAACACCACGCCAGCAAGAAGTTGCTACCTTCGCCGAACGGTTTTTTGCCTTTCAGGATATCATGGGCCGTACCGCTTGTGGCGAACAGCCCCTCTTTGGTACCGATCACTGGCAGCACAATGAGCGCAAAATTGATCCTTGGATGGGATGCAGTCCAGAATTGGTTTCAATACTGTCAGACATTACCGAGCTAAGTAGGACAAGGCGACAACTGGCTTCGAATTCAGATCATGCGGCGCTTTCAACAAAGTCGGCAGCTCTATGTCGACAACTTGAAGAATTGATCCAGgacgtggaagaagaggatgcagcCCTTCAAGCCATTGCTGAAATGAAACGGCTTGCTGCTGTACTATATCTGCACTGCGCACTGAATGACGCCTCGCCCACCACGCCGCTCGTGGTTGAGTATGTCCGAAAGATACTGAGGCTTGTCTCGGATATGCTTGATGCGGGAACCTATGTAGGCCTGGCATGGCCTGTTTTCGTTGCTGCCGTTGAACTTGATCCGCTCAACGATGAGCTCTGGAAAGATGCGAACGGGGATGAAGTGTGCGGGCGGCCGTTGATCCTCCGCGCACTGGCTGCCATGTCAGAATACAACGTCCTAAGTGTAGCTCGTACCAGAGCTGTGATTGTGAAGGTATGGCAAGTTCGTGATAATGTGCTGACCCCGTCATTGGGCGATTCCTCGGATAATGATTGGGAGTGCTATGTTGCTCCTTTCAGCAATGCAATGAGCCTAGCATAGTGGTAATATCTTAATGAATTGAAATGATATGAATTAATCGATTATTGTATGCATAGCAATCAGCGCAcctgcctgctccttccaCCAGTCCAATCGCATCTCTGGGACCACATGGTGGCGCCCGCACATTATAGTTGTACTTCCCGTTGGGGAACTCATATGTAATAATTAGTAATCCTTGATTGTCAAGTTAAAgccaatgagaaagaagtaATTCCGAGTGCGGGGCTGGTTTAATGTGCTATGGACCAGACGTCAAACCATCTCGAACCCATCGTTGTTGGTTGCGCGTAATGCGTCTGTGAAAACATAGCTTTTCCCTGCTGACATTCCGGTAGCCTCGTTTATTCTGTTACTTCGATCCCCGTTGAGGTTGAGACAGCCCTTTCCTTTGACGCGATTCGGCGCTTACCGACGCGCTTCGAAGTCTTAGGGACCTTCGCGACTTGCCCTCCACCTCAACCGCCTTTGCAATCCTGCATACAACCTAAACCGAGTCCAATTACACCATGACTGCATAGTACGAGGCCGACGAGCGAAAGTATGGCACCATCCATGACTCCATCGACAGCTTCTCATAGCGCCCCTTCGCTTCCATTCGCGAGCAACCTCAGCGAACAGTTGTCTCAGCGGTCTAAATCGGAACGGCCTGATTTGAGTCAGTCAGGCACCCAGACCGACTCTGCAGGAGAAAAAGCCAGCTTGTTTGGCCCATCATTGCGCCCTTCACCCAAAACTCGGTCTCTATCCGACGCTTCAAGACCTTCCGTATCGCTTTCTCCCACCACTGGAGAAGAGCGTCCATCCAGTAAAGATGACACTGCCTTGGCGCCTCAAACACCCCGCCGaagtccagcttctcatcctcctctaAATATACAATCGTTACCGACCAAAGCGGCGACGCCTGCATCGTCCAGCCGTGCCCCCTTATCCCCGAAACTCGACCCATCACACATATACAGCGCTTCTCCGGGATCAGTCCTACCTCGTCGATCTCGTGGACTCGACTTTTCCCGCGCATGCACCAATTTACATCATTCAATATTGGCGGAGTCGTCTCCCGACTCGTCCCCGACGGTGGGCGGCCGAGGTGTAGCGATCCCGGCACGCCGTGGATCGCCCGGATCGTCGGTGCCGCCTTTCTCAACTTCAAACCCCGCTGATCGAACAACCATCTCAAGTTCTATGTCGAGCGTTAACATGATGGAGTCagacaccagcagcagcgaaaACGATGATGAGCCGATGGACCGAGATGACGTGATTATGAATACTCCTCAGGCACGAAAACTGGCCCCAGGCTTTAACGGCTTTGCTGGTGGAAATGTACCAAGCCCCGGGATGGACTGGATGGGCAATTATTCTCAAGCGGCGGCAAGCTTATTGAGCTTTCAGCGGGCGCGCTTTCGCAGAGGACGTAGCAGCAGACACAGTTCCAGCAGCGCAAGTGGGAATAGTTCGAAACAGAGCCCGGCACCTTTATCGCCACCAGTGATGAAAAGCATAGAA carries:
- a CDS encoding cytochrome P450 (transcript_id=CADANIAT00008799) produces the protein MALVTEILDHTEPLSNYGLYILPFFILLYLAQQYFHNGLHRYHGPILAKFTNLWRFLDVRGRRPELTHIALHRKYGDVVRLGPNTLSFASPSAIKVIYGLNKGFTKANKSQSEFYPVQMTVSKGEPLPSLFSTLDESFHANLRRSVNHAFSMSSLVQYEPMVNQTVELFLDQTAALFANSGKTCDFARWLQFFAFDVIGSITYSKRHGFIEKNEDIDGILKSLARIFDYAGPVGQMPWLDKWLWKNPIYDVLQRWGIADNSHPVAIFARQRMNERLMADNGTRTEAEQQQDLLTKFIQAGKDRKDFMTEKRVLTMAVSMAFAGSETTAISLAAVFYYLLKNPEYMARLRGELDNAVAHGIVENRSSGLVTWSESQKLPFLDACIKEAFRIHPAAGLSLERVVPASGIDIAGHFIPGGTIVGCSAWVLHRREEIFGPDVDSFIPDRWLNVSAERLKTMNGTMLQFGAGARTCIGKNISLMEIYKLVPSFLRRFDIQLAHADQEWELWNAWFVRQYNFKTKFTARNFEV
- a CDS encoding Zn(II)2Cys6 transcription factor (transcript_id=CADANIAT00008800), translated to MPRRKANDRTGPVKTRSREGCSECRASRVRCDTKKPACTRCQERGLTCSTKVVLKWESEFASRGQAFGRAGVWSKSKAAGNLSTPSPSSSNAFSFREQEWCLIPRVEAWNFINSLTDAFRQPYQVTPTEDDHALVSTRRNRMKSSSSYGLGLSTIQLATPLPSLSVLPQFSGSIRGHLFDYYVQRICPRTIASANTPSPLASIIIPFSTTASETVSNAILALGACALSLDDPKYCALGLRLKSEVLKGLRYRLTAPGSLVSTSDPEILVVMMLLCLYELVDHCDQRWIVHLKGAKELIRFRRQQAASTPRQQEVATFAERFFAFQDIMGRTACGEQPLFGTDHWQHNERKIDPWMGCSPELVSILSDITELSRTRRQLASNSDHAALSTKSAALCRQLEELIQDVEEEDAALQAIAEMKRLAAVLYLHCALNDASPTTPLVVEYVRKILRLVSDMLDAGTYVGLAWPVFVAAVELDPLNDELWKDANGDEVCGRPLILRALAAMSEYNVLSVARTRAVIVKVWQVRDNVLTPSLGDSSDNDWECYVAPFSNAMSLA